Part of the Cryptosporangium arvum DSM 44712 genome, TCGTTCGGTGGACGGCGTGTCGGTGGACGGCGCACCCGTGGCGGGGGCGTCGGTGGACGGGGTGTCGGTGGACGGGGCGTCGTCGGTCGGCCCGGCCGGCTCGTCCGGGCGGACCGGCTGGTCGGCCGTGCCCGGCGTCCGCACCGGCAGCGGGTCGGCGGTGGGGTCGGTGAGCGCCGGAACGGCCGCGGTGCCGTCGACGATGGCCCCGCCGCTGGAGGCGCCGCTCCCGGAGTTCCCGCTGCCCGGAGTCGGGCTCTCGGCGGTGCCGTCGGCGGCTCCGCTCTCGGGGGGCTCGATCAGCGCACGGCGGCGCGGCCGGTCGGGTGCGGCCGTCGCGTCGTACCCGGCGATGATCCGTTCCCACTCGACGTCGACGTCGATCTCGATCGGGCGGGAAGCGCCGGTCTCCGGAGCGCCGGAGCGGGCGCTCTCCTCGGACTGGAGTGCGTCCTCCTGCACGGCTTCGAGCAGGCCGCGGGCCTCCTCGAGCCGGTCGCGGTCGACCCACAGCCGGTCGGTGGGCCTGGCCGGCAGCGACGTCGACCGGACGACCGGGTTCAGATCGGCGCTCGGCGCCAGGTACGCGGCGATCCCGATGACGCCGAGGACGTCGAGCAGGTGTTCGCCGATCCGCGGATCGACGTCGGCGAGCGCGACGAACTCGGTCGCGTCCAGGCCGTTGTCCCGCCGTCCCCGGTACGGGCGCCCCGAGGTTCCGGTCATCGGTGGCCCGCCGGGGACAGCAGTGACGCGACGAACTCCGCACTTCCCGCGAAGATCGTCGGTGCATCGTTGTCGAGCGTCGCCACGTGGTAACTCTCCCGCAATACGACTTCGGACTTCACGGCGGACGAGACGCCCGCCAGCAACGCCTCGCCGCTCGCGGGCTCGACGACGTGGTCCTCCGCGCTGCGGTACAGCCGGACCGGCACCGTCACGCGCCCCAGATCGGCCCGGACGACCTTCCAGAGCTGCGACAACGACGCGGCGGCCTTGAGCGGCAGCCGGTCGTAGGCGAGTTCGTGCGCGCCGGGCTTCTTGATGTCGTCGCTGATCCCCGGGAACGAACCCAGCACCCGGCTGACGACCGGCAGGAGCGCGGCGTCCTTGCGCAGGGTGAGGTAGGAGGGGTTGACGAGCAGCAGGCCGGCCGGTTCGGTGGCCTTCCCGGCGTGGACCTCGGCCAGCCGGGTCACCAGCGTGCCGCCCATCGACAGGCCGCCGGCGACGACCGGCACGCCCCGGCTGTGCAGCGACAGGTACTCGTCCTCGACCGCTTTGTACCAGTCGTGCCAGGTGGTGCGGTTCATGTCCGGCCAGCGGGTGCCGTGGCCGGGCAGTAGCGGGCAGCTCACGGTGTAACCGGCGGCGTGCAGCGCCTCGCCCCACGGGCGGATCGACTGCGGGGTCCCGGTGAAGCCGTGGCTCAGCAGGACGGCCGCGGGTGCATCGGGCCCAGCGTCGAGGAGGAATGGTTCTGCACCGGGCAGCACGGACATTCCCACCTCCCCAGGGACTCAGCTCGGCAGCCCCGTGCGGAGGGCGCGAGCGTCGGCTCCATCGTGACACGAGGCGGCGTCATCGGCCCCGCGTTCGGAGCACCTCGGCCAGATCGAGCGTGGTGAACGCCACTGTCGGGTAGACCGACGACGAGGGCGGTGAGGGTACGCTCGACCGGCACGGGCCACGAGGAGGAACGGTGTTTTACTGGGTGTGCAAATACATCCTGATTGGTCCGTTTCTCCGGCTGTTTTTCCGGCCGGTGCTGGAGGGTGTCGAGAACATCCCCGCTTCCGGGCCGGTCATTCTCGCGAGCAACCATCTTTCGTTCAGCGACTCGTTCTTTCTTCCGCTGATGTGTCCGCGCCG contains:
- a CDS encoding alpha/beta hydrolase; this encodes MSVLPGAEPFLLDAGPDAPAAVLLSHGFTGTPQSIRPWGEALHAAGYTVSCPLLPGHGTRWPDMNRTTWHDWYKAVEDEYLSLHSRGVPVVAGGLSMGGTLVTRLAEVHAGKATEPAGLLLVNPSYLTLRKDAALLPVVSRVLGSFPGISDDIKKPGAHELAYDRLPLKAAASLSQLWKVVRADLGRVTVPVRLYRSAEDHVVEPASGEALLAGVSSAVKSEVVLRESYHVATLDNDAPTIFAGSAEFVASLLSPAGHR